The Perca fluviatilis chromosome 17, GENO_Pfluv_1.0, whole genome shotgun sequence region ATCTGAAAAAGGGTTTATAACTGTTGAATAAGGAAAAAGAGTGTAGTGTAGTGCAAAGTGTAgtgagtgtggggggggggtgacaaTGTGTTGAGTGAGAACAATTGTGATCAGCAAATCATCAAAACTACAACAGCAAAACAAACTTTTGAGCCATGTTTGAACTGATGTAGTTTAGGTTGTGTTTAAGCCACATGCTAAAGAATTTTCAGAAAGGATTTGTCCTTACAGTTCTTTTTACATGTATAAGCTTTTCCATTTGAGTATCTGAAATAGTAAAAACAAAGAAGGAAAAAACAAGGtggattttaaattaaactatagTTGTTAGAATGCTGATTCTGTTGTGTGATAAATGGCAGTTGAGAAAGGACACCCATCACAAGATCTGGTGATGATATTTATGATATGTGACGACTTGGAGATTCAAATGCAGCTTCACCACCCTCTCATCCACGCATGCAGATGTTTCCAGATAATCGATAATCCAGCCTAGCCCCCTTATGCCAAGGATTAACACTAGCCAGGCCCAATCCAGCCACATGTGGAGGACAAGAAAGCAAGACAAGACAGACCAAAAGGGAAACATCTGCATCAATGTGAACTGTTCTCTGTTTTGTTTAATAATTTAAATCTGGCTATCTGACTAAATGTGTAGCTAAAAAGTGcattattgaaataaaaatgttggaTAGCATTCGTATATTCCGAATTTGAGCATTTCCCCAAGGTGTAACTCTTATAAAAGTACTACAGAAACCACTACTGACATATGTGGACTTTGAGGTTTGTGCAAAACAACCAGCAAAACTTTGAGCTACAATAGTTCAAAGGAACATCTGGCCAGATGAATACTTGGAATCCATGGTGCAACAGCAGGTTTTAATGACAACAGATGGCTTGACAGGattatgaaacacacacacacacgcacacacacacacacacacacacacacacacacacacacatatgcatacactTAACAGACATGCACAAGAGATGATGAGATAAAACCACAAGAAAAAACACTGTGAAAGATTAAAAGTGTTTGAACGGTCTTGGGGCTATTTCCTTAATAATTCAACTTTATATAGCATAGAAACTTGGAAGCAACGGTCTGACCCGGCTGCCTGCatcctgttttattttaattagctTAATTGGCTACTTAATTTGCTCTCTGAGGCTTGGCATCCTACGCACACCTAACTGTCCTGGAAGTGGATAAGTGTTAGGCCCTTTTctcatcttttaattttattcgtTTGATTTTTTCAAAAGGTTTTTTCATTAATAATTTGATTCCTCAACAGAAATCTTTAGACACATGCATTACATTCCTTAGCAACAAATAAAAGAGGGCAGAAACTCATATTACTAAAATGGAACAAACACATAAGCAAAAACACGTATATATATTTCCTACATGTGGCCAAAGTTCAGTCTGACATCAGGCCTAATGGATCTTTCTATAGGAGATCCATTGAGCTGCTTCAGAGCACAAACATGGCTTTGATTAAACTTTCACTAATTAAAGTCTCCCTCATCTTATTAGCCCGACTAATTGATTTAATTTGTCTTAGCTCAACTATTGGCTGTGACCTCTACTtagttaatgaattaattgattTAGCCCAAGTGTATTTGGAGGCATCAAAGAGTATTTTGACATGTTGCCCCTTTAATCCTGCTTACTCTGGACACTCTTTGGGTCACTATGGCAATGTATTGGCAAAGGTTTGCGGGGATGGAGGGGTGAATAGCTGTGGATCGCAATTGCCACTCCACAAGGCTACGAGAACAGGGTAGACTTTGGCCTTCTGCAGTTTGTCAGTGAATGAAGACGTAGCCTTGGcagtgacattttaaaaagcaccATTCTTCACTTGCTTTCAAACTTGGAAAGAAACTTAAACCTGCACAGAATCTGCTTTACCTGGCCAGCCTCTAGCTTCGGGAAGATGAGGCAATACTCCAAAGGTCGACATGTTTTGGAGGAGAAAAATATGAGTCAATAATATTGCCATAATGCATGATAAGAACCAATATACATCCTTTACAAGGGCACTTGGATGCCTAAATCACTAGCATCCACTTTATTGACATCGTTTTTCTTAATAATGGTACGAGACAGAGGAGCTTCCTGAGCTTGGATGCAGTTATTAACCAGATGTAGGGGAAAGGCAACATCTAAACTTGGCACTTTTTAGAGGCATTTGCAGCTGTAATGGGTGCTGCAAGTGTTCATTTATCAAAGAAGGCAGTAATGTTGGAGCTGGATTTTGTTCAAATACGCCTATATAAGAAGGAAGAGATAGAGCTTGGTGCCATGCCCTTGAATGTGCTGTTCCTCATGGGCACTGAATTGGAAGGCACTCTTACATGCAGTGTAACCTGAACAAACAGCTCCCTCCACTGGTGGAAGGGCTACATGTTTTCTTTAGTGAGCTCATCTCCAGGCCAGCATCCAACAAGGAAAGTTTCATCCAACTTTTCATCCAAGACAGCAGAATAAATGAAAATGCAATTAAGTGTTTTAagacaaacaagcaaacaaataacaaacaagtgtaaaaaaaagaaaatctctctgCGAATATTATATACCGTATTCATTGTTATTTATAGTGAAAACTTCTACTGTTGTAGGCCTGTGTTCCTGTGAGCAGATTATATCAGATCTCCCATTGTGAAACACCAATTTGGAACTTGGCATCACAACTCCATTCAAACGttgctttgttgtgtttgatcaGTGAGCCTTGTAAATAGGCCAACTCTCATTAAAAAGTAACAGCTGATGTGTGTCAGACAACAGTAGATTGAAGAAGTGTTCTTGTCCGTTTTTACAAGATTATGAGTATATGCTTAAACGCGCACTTAGATAATCAAAGTGTAACCGGATTAATTTTTCATTTGCAACCAATCCTTCGACATTTACTCTGACCTCGaacttcctcttcttctgcttctgTTTTGTAATATTTGTCCACAACTAATTtcatatttgtatatttttaatGCCCCCATGGAACCTTGTCCTTTCCTCCTGAGCCAACATTATATATCCTTGAGAAAGGAATCTAGTTCTTCACTACCTGACAAGCAAGGATAACCCTCaaggtattatttttttctccaaacgACCACCATTAATCTTCAAACCAGAAAATAGTGCAACTCATTATAAGAACACCTCTctagtgagttacagaggaagaTAAGCAGAAAGTTTTTTTGCCAAATAGAATTAACTCAGCTGAGATAAGAAGCGCAACAACCTGCACAGCAGGTTCTGGTCTTAAAGTGATCCAGAATCTAAAAATCCAATTCCAATAGAAAAAGAAGATTCCTGCTGAAAGAAAGTGTCTGAACCAAGTTACTGCTGTGATAACTCAGTGATTAACAGTATAAGGATGTTTTTGTGAGTTCACAATTACATGGTTCAACTTTTGTGAGATATTGTGTTTGAAAAGTTTTCTGCATAAATTTTTGTGAGTTCTATTTGGTTTATGTTTAAATTGCAGTCTCAAAAATAACTACCATACTGAAGTTCACCAGCACAGGTGGAACTGATTTGGTGGCTATAGGTGAACTATTGCTTGGGGGTATGATTGAATAGTTATGAATAAATTGTGAATTAATGTTCAAGGTTCCTATGACTAATGTCCTaattaatataatttaatattgattatattaattaattatgattattttgaaaatgaagaGGCTTCTCTTTTTTCTGAAGCAAGGCTTTCAGTGTCTTGGTTTAAGGTTGTTTGTCAGAGCGATGGCAttgataaaacaaaaaacaaattcacACAGAAGCAATAAGATTACATGAGCAAATGAAAGACAGCAGTGAAAGCAGCTCTTCCAATGAATTCAACACATGACCCTGAGCTTTAGAACTCTTTATCAGAAAGCCTTCATAGAGAATACTTCAGAAAAAATAAGCCATTTAGGCAAATGGACCATGCAACACTACTGTCGACAACAAACTGAATATAGAATGGCTGGTGCGTGTTAAGTGGGTTTTAAAGCTGCAGTCAGTTGCCTCTGGCCAACACACACTTTTTGTCATAGCTGTTCACTGATGTAACAGATGACACTTCAGATTTGGTTTTGATAAGAATAGATGAGACATGATGAGCTGATATTTGTAAACCAGGATTCAATTTAAGTACAGGCTGTGTCCTGCACAATCAGGGTTTATTCCAGACCACTGTGGCTTCCTCAAGTGTCAGGTATATAAACTGTATAGTACAGAAGCTGTTTAGATAAGTGGTGCACCATGAGCGCTCTCTTGTGGACAAAGAAAACGctctctctatttttttttttttaaatgcagccaTTTCAATATGTATGGCCAGAGCTGACTGAAGACTTTGGCTGCCACTCAAATTAGTATGCTATGGATTTCATTACTAAACTCAATCATAATGTCAAAGCATAGTACACAGATTAATATATTCAGCCTTAGCAACAGCTTTATGTATGTTTGATTAAATATTATAAGGTTTGTTTTTCTAAGTTTGCATAATACATCCAATAAAGTGATCTAGCACGTTATTAACGGCAatgaactctctctctctctctctctctctctctctctctctctctctttctctctctctttaaagcatgtatttattatgatttttttcatcaGTGCCATCTGGCTTGCTGACAGATAGCTGGGATGTAATCATTTGGCCAACCTATAAATCTGCCCAATGAAGGTTACTTGATATACAGAGTGAGAGGCTTCACACACTTCTGAGGACGTGCGTTTGGACGCACTGTGCAACCTTGTGTGAGGTTTACAGACACATGAGATGCACACATGACCTTTTCAGTCCAAGTCTTCTGTTTGGGGAATGTGGAACTTGATTGTAAGTTACATCCATGCTGCAGGTAGATAGGTGATGGCAGAAATaatgattataaaaaaaagaatgtaataCACATTTCCTCATATTTGGAGTTACTCagtgttttattgtattttatttattcattttttaactTTGAGACGTTATTCCTGAATCTCGGGTCTTTGTGGTCAAATGTTTCACACAATGCCATGAATCTTGTGATATTTTAGCTGCATGTTATTTTAAATGTCATGAATGCTGTACAAAATTAGTTTAAAGGCCAACTGGTTGTGAAATTGACCTTGCCTTACCCTATGTTAAAGGGAAGTAGGAAAAATCACAATTTAACAATGCAGTTTTGAACCTAAAATTAAACTAAGAACATCTTCCcaaagtacttttacttctttttttaaatgacacacacacatacccaacACAACGTACAATCCCTACGTGATGTTTGCTAAATGTGTGGTTGTTAAAGCTGAAATGCAAAGCGAACATACTTGGGGCACTTCCCCTTTAACTCGGCAGCTGTCGTCATAGCAGGATGACTCGTATATTTTGCGACAGGATGTACATGCACCGGCTCGCCGTCGCTGCCTCATCTCCGCTGGCATACAACAAATGCGTCGTGtagggggggaggagggaaaaagaaaacaaattccGTGTGTTTATGTTAATAGCTAACTGTTTATAATGTGATACAATGTTCCAGTCTTCTGAGACTCAAACACTAGCTGTTTTTGGTGAGGAGGAAGACGTCGTAGTGTTGCATGTAAGATTACCATTGGGTCTGCTCGATCACTTATTTCTAGACCAGAATATGGATGAAATGTCCTTTTGGGGTTAAGAGATACTGTGTGCTAGCTATGATTTAGCCATTAAAACATAATTGATTGAATTTATGCTCAGACATAGGCTTACAGCCATCTGTTAAAATGTAGTCTACCTATACCTTTTGTTTGCAACTTAAAGATTTCAGTCCTGGTTGATTTAGAATTTCTATTTGAGTGAAAGCAATGGAATTGTGCTGAGTTCAGCAGTCTGGGGCAtatcaatttaatgaatattatTCTATTTCTATTGTCCGGAGTCTTGTTGTTGATACATGACCTTCATGTTTTTAGAATTGTGTGCATAGTTCCAtttttgtgtgtatacataACTGTAATAAGGTGTTTTTCCGGGAATGTCACCACAGACACCCAGTTCGTAATActgcaaatatataaatattgcaaTACTTTCATGGTGACTTTAGAGATTACAGTACATTAAGTATGCACTGGTCTGCATTTCTTGTATTAGGTTTGCAACAATGTGTGCATAtgcattttgaaaatgtatcaaaacatacagtaacaaTATCTTGTTGCATTCAAAAGGGACAACGTTGCTGACTGGAAtccacagcagacagacactaGCAGCAGCTACATCCCATTCCTGGGCTCCTGTAAGAGCCACTCTTTGCTCCACAACCCGATGAAGCTAACTTCCTCACCAGAAGCAACACTCACAGAGGACTCCACTTATAACTGGGACACTTGTGCAGGGCTCCAGTAGCCCACCCATGCCTGTGATCCCCATCCCACGGCGGGTGCGCAGCTTCCATGGCCCCCACACCACCTGCATGCACTCGGCCTGTGGGTCGACGCACGCTTCCAAGCTGGTGCGCACCAAGTACAATAACTTTGACCTCTACCTCCGCTCGCGCTGCATGTACAGCTTCCTCCGTTTCCTCCTCTACTTTGGATGCAGTCTGCTGACCTCTCTGCTCTGGGTGGcgctctctgctctcttcttCCTGCAGTACGTCAGCGTGCGCGTCCTCCTGCGGCTGCAGTACAAGCTGTCTGTCATTCTGCTTTTGTTAGGACACCGGCGCCTTGACTTTGGGGTGCTTAATGACCTGATCATCTACAGCATGCAGATCACCATGTTTCTGGTAGGGGGGCTTGGCTGGTGCTTCATGGTGTTCGTGGACATGTAGCTGCAATGTGAGCAACATGGGAAATGTAGTGTGCGATGTGGATTAAACACTAACTTCAGAATTGTGTGATGCTACTGGACAACATAAGCCTTTAGCATGTTCTGTAGGACTGCTCCATATCTCCGCTCTAGTCAAAAAGACCCATTTGACGTCAACTCAAAGTTCTATATGGTTTAGTTTCAGATATGATAGAATCCAATAAGAGTCTGTGTACCAACTAACTGTGTCCATAAAAAATGATGCATGAGTCTGACTCGAGTCATCATGCAGGACTCTCAAGAGACCAATAGGGTCCATATCGCTTCAATttcaattgtattttaatgccaTTTGCAAACCATTTCACACATTTTGAAAGGCATCTTGACTAAAAACTCATTTGTTTATAATAATGGAAAATGTGAATGTCAAAATCAGTGTTGCATGGAAAAGTGACTGATGTGCATCATGGCTGTGTGATGCAAGACAGTTGTTTGTGCTAAAATGCAATCCAAACGCAAGTCTACTCTGATTCCTAGATTGTGATAATGACAGTTATGTATATATGCAAATACTGTATACATGTACCACAGAGACGCAGTCACTTATGGTGGataaagtgaccaaaaacaagttgttgacagtgtgtgtaatgtgattTTTGTGGAAGGGGATGGGGTAGAATAGGAGAATAAGTGACAAACGTCAACTCTTTTTGTAAagtgaataaatacattttctgttgattttaAGAAATGTTTGTGACAGTTCAAGTTGAAGCACGTCTTTGGCTGAAATGTTCCATTCGTAGCTCCTATGTTAACGTTATTCAGAAGCTGCTCTGACAGACTTCTCTGTTCTTGCCAGCAAACTCTTCAATGAGACAATGAATTCAATGATGCAATGATTTGCTGTACCTAATCAATTTACCCTCATTTATACATGGCATGAAGTATGCTTACAGGCTCTAAGGAGGACTGAAGCACTCAAATATGCTTTTTACTCTTAACCTGGTTTAATTGTGAGGATAACTGTTCTGTCATGTACAAAACATCATCTTAGATGTTTATCATTGGCTAGTACAGGAAACCGAGCAAGTGGCTGGAAACTACCATCTTTAGATATGAACTTTAGACAGAGGCTGGTGACCTGAGTGAGACATGCTTGAGACTGATATGGCCTCAGGGCTGTAATTGGATAATCATGGGGGAAACAAAAAGCTTTTGTTCTGAGGATCAACACATCATATGCCTCATGCTCTGAGCTGGGCTGATCTGACAGCCCAGTTACAACAGAGGAGAACTAGAGGACATGAGTTGTCTCGTGATGTCAATGTAGTGCAGAAGGTAGGTGTGATGATTAAGTCATGACCTACTGATTTTCATTTCTCCTTGTTTGAAAGGCTGAAGTTGATTGCTTATGTCTGAATGACTTCTCAGTTTCAATTTTTGTCCTGATCATTGATCGACATTGACGGCTCTTCTGCGTTTGATTACCTTTTGAAGTTCATGAAGTATGTCATGCCATGTCAGCTTCATTCATCCCAAGTTTGATTTACTTTGTTGCCACTACACTGCAGTTAACAATAGGAGTGAACAAAATCAgctgctattttattaggcaaCAGTTACAGTTTTACAGGTTTAGCTGAACAATAAGCCATGATGAAACATCTTTAATTCCCTTGTAAACATTAATCTAAGTGTTCTAATGGCATTAAGCTAAGTACAATGAGATCATTATAAACTCGCCACTGAGTACCATGGATACCTGATAGTCCCTTTAGGAATAGTATACTGCTACCATacactttaaaggtccaatgtgtaggaatttctcccatctaccgttgagatcatatatcgcaatcaactcttttgcaccacgcagttcaaagtacgtattacagctacagtagctttcacgcttcaaaaagccggtctcttgctcttttcaacaTCCTTTTTCGTTTTCTGGGCGAacaagaagactcctgttcctga contains the following coding sequences:
- the LOC120544873 gene encoding transmembrane protein 250, which gives rise to MPVIPIPRRVRSFHGPHTTCMHSACGSTHASKLVRTKYNNFDLYLRSRCMYSFLRFLLYFGCSLLTSLLWVALSALFFLQYVSVRVLLRLQYKLSVILLLLGHRRLDFGVLNDLIIYSMQITMFLVGGLGWCFMVFVDM